Proteins co-encoded in one Bacillus sp. FSL H8-0547 genomic window:
- a CDS encoding 2Fe-2S iron-sulfur cluster-binding protein → MPTINVPGHGSFETEMGKKLVLALEDNGVNILHRCGGKAKCTSCRVEILEGDFEDLTNTERNAFAEKGVEDHLRLSCQIRVNGDVTCRPIMTVESRGIDAGPRPEE, encoded by the coding sequence ATGCCGACAATTAACGTGCCGGGCCACGGCTCATTTGAAACAGAAATGGGAAAAAAACTTGTTTTAGCACTTGAAGATAATGGAGTCAACATTCTCCACCGCTGCGGCGGGAAAGCGAAATGCACAAGCTGCCGCGTGGAAATTCTTGAAGGTGATTTTGAAGATTTAACTAACACAGAACGAAACGCGTTCGCTGAAAAGGGAGTAGAGGATCATCTGCGCCTATCCTGCCAGATCCGCGTAAACGGCGATGTCACCTGCAGGCCGATTATGACGGTTGAAAGCAGGGGCATTGATGCGGGGCCAAGGCCTGAGGAATGA
- a CDS encoding maltose ABC transporter substrate-binding protein, translating to MRKFLSLTLIALLVFVMAACSKPGSSEPAKTEGGDKEGEKKTEEAVDLTPEEGAKLVLWDNADSEAKWATMVAEEFTKKYDIPVEVQEVNHVDAAGKLEVDGPAGLGGDVFHAPHDHVGNMVKAGLIYENVLADEYKESFLPAAISGTSYTDENGDSKLYGFPMAIETYALYYNKDLVDKPAETFDEIFEQSKGFAGDGKYGFMMEPANFYFAHAFFAGYGGYIFGSDNTDAADLGVNSEGAVKSGEFMQRMNKELLPLKKEDITGDLISSFFNENNLMYRISGPWDIKNHEEAGINFGIAPLPKLDNGETPKSFSGIKAYYVNSYSKYPKAATLLAQFATSKEMLEKRFEMTGQLPPQTELIESDAIQNDEVASAFLEQAESALPMPNIPEMQSVWGPMETAYTTMWNDGTEPKKALDAARQQIEDAISSQTK from the coding sequence ATGAGAAAGTTTTTATCACTTACTCTCATTGCTTTGCTTGTATTCGTCATGGCAGCATGCAGCAAGCCTGGCAGCTCAGAGCCGGCAAAGACAGAAGGCGGCGACAAAGAGGGAGAAAAAAAGACAGAAGAAGCAGTAGATTTGACTCCTGAAGAAGGCGCAAAGCTTGTACTTTGGGATAATGCAGACTCAGAAGCCAAGTGGGCGACTATGGTTGCAGAAGAATTTACGAAAAAATACGATATCCCGGTTGAAGTGCAGGAAGTTAACCACGTTGACGCTGCAGGCAAACTTGAAGTAGACGGTCCTGCTGGACTTGGCGGAGATGTATTCCACGCACCTCACGATCATGTAGGAAACATGGTTAAAGCTGGTCTTATTTATGAAAACGTTTTAGCTGATGAGTATAAAGAAAGCTTCCTTCCAGCTGCGATCAGCGGAACATCTTACACAGATGAAAACGGCGATTCTAAGCTTTACGGATTCCCGATGGCTATTGAAACATATGCACTATATTACAATAAAGATTTAGTAGACAAGCCTGCAGAAACATTTGACGAAATTTTTGAACAGTCTAAAGGCTTTGCCGGAGACGGCAAATACGGCTTCATGATGGAGCCTGCAAACTTCTACTTTGCACATGCATTCTTCGCTGGCTACGGCGGCTACATTTTCGGCAGCGACAACACAGATGCAGCTGATCTTGGAGTGAACAGCGAAGGCGCAGTTAAATCCGGTGAATTCATGCAGCGCATGAACAAAGAACTTCTTCCGCTTAAAAAAGAAGACATCACTGGCGACTTGATCAGTTCTTTCTTTAACGAAAACAACTTAATGTACCGCATCTCTGGTCCATGGGATATTAAAAACCATGAAGAAGCAGGCATCAACTTCGGTATTGCTCCGCTTCCGAAATTAGATAACGGCGAAACACCAAAAAGTTTCTCTGGAATCAAAGCTTACTATGTTAACTCTTATTCTAAATATCCAAAAGCAGCTACACTTCTTGCACAATTTGCAACAAGCAAAGAAATGCTTGAAAAACGCTTTGAAATGACAGGACAGCTTCCTCCTCAAACAGAATTGATTGAAAGCGATGCTATCCAAAACGACGAAGTTGCTTCAGCATTCCTTGAGCAGGCTGAATCAGCACTTCCAATGCCGAACATTCCTGAAATGCAATCAGTTTGGGGTCCAATGGAAACGGCTTATACAACAATGTGGAACGATGGAACTGAACCTAAAAAGGCACTTGACGCTGCACGTCAGCAAATTGAGGATGCTATCTCTTCACAAACGAAGTAA
- a CDS encoding alpha-amylase family glycosyl hydrolase — protein sequence MFKRFIKGLVIPFLLLSAFPASHAGAEKKEENRSWQDESMYFIMVDRFHNGDTSNDFEADPKNPKAYHGGDLKGIIDKLDYIQEMGFTSIWLTPVFDNEEGGYHGYWIRDFKNVDENFGTLEEFKTLVKEAHKRDMKVMLDFVVNHTGYKHPWVNDSDKKDWFHEKKDIANWQNQEEVENGWLFGLPDLNTENPETKAFLIDAAKWWITETDIDGYRLDTVRHVPKAFWEEFSREVKSVKSDFFLMGEVWDKDPKYVAGYTEAGLDSVVDYPFYEDASKVFSNTGGTAGMLANVFKRNQVLYKDPFVLGNFIDNHDNERFTRKALVNKQNPVTRIKMALTYMYAAPGMPIVYYGTEIAMDGGNDPDNRRMMNFRANDELIKYVSKLGKVRNEFPSLRRGEMEVLFDEKGMTIFKRTYKGETTVVAVNNTEESRTAVVPADALSEGKELNGLLTGDSTEEKNGEYEFILDRETAEIYETVEKTGPNIPLISVFIAVPALFAGFLYRNRRKKA from the coding sequence ATGTTTAAACGGTTTATAAAAGGACTAGTCATCCCTTTTCTTCTTCTATCAGCATTCCCGGCGTCTCATGCCGGTGCTGAAAAGAAGGAGGAAAATCGTTCTTGGCAGGATGAAAGTATGTATTTTATCATGGTGGACCGCTTCCATAATGGCGACACGTCCAATGATTTTGAAGCAGATCCGAAAAATCCGAAAGCCTATCACGGAGGGGACCTGAAAGGAATCATTGACAAGCTTGATTACATTCAGGAAATGGGCTTTACGTCTATCTGGCTGACTCCTGTGTTCGATAATGAAGAAGGCGGCTATCATGGCTACTGGATCCGCGATTTCAAGAACGTTGATGAAAACTTTGGAACACTTGAAGAGTTTAAGACGCTCGTAAAAGAAGCGCACAAACGCGACATGAAAGTGATGCTTGATTTTGTAGTCAATCATACCGGCTATAAGCATCCGTGGGTAAATGATTCGGACAAAAAAGACTGGTTTCATGAAAAAAAGGACATTGCCAACTGGCAAAACCAAGAGGAAGTAGAAAATGGCTGGCTTTTCGGTCTGCCTGATCTGAATACGGAAAATCCGGAAACGAAAGCGTTTTTGATAGACGCTGCAAAATGGTGGATTACGGAGACAGACATTGACGGCTATCGCCTTGATACAGTCCGTCACGTCCCAAAAGCATTCTGGGAAGAGTTTTCCAGGGAAGTAAAATCAGTCAAAAGCGACTTCTTTTTAATGGGAGAGGTCTGGGATAAGGACCCGAAGTATGTTGCGGGGTATACGGAAGCAGGACTTGATTCTGTTGTAGACTACCCGTTTTATGAGGATGCTTCCAAAGTGTTTTCCAATACAGGAGGCACTGCAGGAATGCTTGCAAATGTTTTTAAAAGAAATCAGGTTCTGTACAAGGATCCATTTGTTTTAGGCAATTTTATTGATAATCATGATAACGAACGATTTACGAGAAAAGCTCTTGTCAATAAACAGAATCCGGTTACCCGTATTAAAATGGCGCTGACATACATGTACGCTGCACCGGGCATGCCGATTGTGTATTACGGAACTGAAATTGCGATGGACGGAGGCAATGATCCGGATAATCGCAGAATGATGAATTTCCGTGCAAATGATGAACTCATAAAATATGTTTCAAAGCTTGGAAAGGTCCGAAATGAATTTCCTTCTCTCAGAAGAGGAGAGATGGAAGTGCTGTTTGATGAAAAGGGCATGACCATTTTCAAGCGGACATACAAAGGTGAAACAACGGTGGTTGCCGTAAACAATACCGAAGAATCAAGAACGGCTGTTGTTCCGGCTGATGCTCTCTCTGAAGGTAAAGAACTGAACGGGCTTTTAACCGGGGACAGTACCGAAGAGAAAAACGGGGAGTACGAATTTATTCTCGACAGAGAGACTGCTGAAATCTATGAGACTGTTGAAAAAACAGGACCGAATATTCCGCTGATCAGTGTATTTATAGCCGTTCCCGCATTATTTGCAGGATTTTTGTACCGGAACAGAAGGAAGAAAGCATAG
- a CDS encoding penicillin acylase family protein, producing MEAQVPRRGMAGKKKGIWIGTIGLLFLITGVLVFVNLYISRSLPVLSGELSVSGLSAEVYVTRDTHGVPHILAGSDQDLYTAQGYVQAQDRLFQMDLSRRQASGTLSEVVGEAAIERDKFFRTLGLRRAAEASYPIYDETSKKAMQWFADGVNAFIKEAEAEGKLPFEFRILGYEPAEWTPADSLTIGKYMAFDLGGHWSGQAFRYWAMENLPEEKALDLFPTYPKNAPEIISSYKDSDLDIETGFASAVIPPEFNGSNNWVISGEKSESGKPMLADDPHLSLGTPSIWYQMHLQNENMNVSGVIFAGVPGIILGHNEDIAWGVTNTGPDVQDLYIEKRNPENPNQFLYNGSYEDAAVIKEPIAVKDGKTIDYEVVETRHGPIISDFAHDSKKDTALAMKWTALMPSTEFQAVLSMNKAKNWDEFERALADFHVPTQNFVFAGKDGTIAYKANGKIPIRKKGDGMLPVPGWTDEYEWEGFIPYDELPRTVNPKEGFAATANNKVIGDDYPYHISHHWAQPYRYMRIKEVLESKEKFSLQDMKDLQMDKKNLYAEEFLKPLLEQLETAGLNETEQAAADLLGSWNMTDDKELAAPLLFHLWMKQIPAVLFEDSIPKKMDDLFEGKQGITDELLRRALNGDESKWFTDQGGFQQVLLASFQDTVSLIQEKYGNDPDSWKWGEYHQLYFAHPLSSASPVLKWLFNRENPVPVGGSQITVQAANYNAEGTVNHGASWRFVIDAADLGKGHHIVGPGQSGHVKSEWYKDQLDDWVNGTYHVTDIKKAEGKKTLVLVPGG from the coding sequence ATGGAAGCACAGGTACCGCGCAGAGGGATGGCAGGTAAAAAGAAGGGAATTTGGATCGGAACGATAGGACTGCTGTTTTTGATTACTGGAGTCCTGGTTTTTGTAAACCTTTACATAAGCAGAAGCCTTCCTGTTTTATCTGGAGAATTATCCGTTTCAGGTCTTTCGGCAGAGGTGTACGTCACAAGGGATACGCATGGTGTTCCCCATATCCTCGCCGGATCTGATCAAGATCTCTACACAGCTCAGGGCTATGTTCAGGCACAGGACAGACTTTTTCAAATGGATTTAAGCAGAAGGCAGGCATCCGGAACACTCAGCGAAGTCGTTGGGGAAGCAGCCATCGAAAGAGACAAGTTTTTCAGGACACTCGGACTTAGAAGAGCAGCTGAGGCGTCCTATCCAATTTACGATGAGACATCAAAAAAGGCGATGCAATGGTTTGCAGACGGTGTGAATGCCTTCATCAAAGAGGCGGAGGCTGAGGGAAAACTGCCGTTTGAATTCAGGATACTGGGCTACGAACCAGCTGAATGGACGCCCGCTGATTCCCTGACGATAGGGAAATATATGGCCTTTGATCTCGGCGGCCACTGGTCTGGACAGGCCTTCCGCTACTGGGCCATGGAAAACCTGCCGGAAGAAAAAGCACTGGACCTTTTCCCAACGTATCCAAAGAATGCACCTGAAATCATCTCTTCCTACAAAGATTCGGATTTAGATATTGAAACTGGATTTGCTTCTGCCGTTATACCGCCGGAATTTAACGGAAGCAACAACTGGGTAATAAGCGGAGAAAAGAGTGAAAGCGGCAAACCGATGCTTGCAGACGATCCCCACCTTTCGCTCGGCACTCCGTCCATCTGGTATCAGATGCATCTGCAAAATGAGAACATGAATGTAAGCGGCGTTATTTTTGCGGGAGTTCCGGGGATTATTCTAGGTCATAATGAAGACATCGCATGGGGTGTGACAAATACCGGCCCTGATGTGCAGGATTTATATATCGAAAAACGCAATCCTGAAAACCCGAACCAATTTTTATACAACGGAAGCTATGAGGATGCCGCTGTCATAAAAGAACCGATTGCTGTAAAAGACGGAAAAACGATTGATTATGAAGTAGTAGAAACGAGACACGGTCCGATCATTTCGGATTTTGCCCATGATTCAAAGAAAGACACAGCGCTTGCAATGAAATGGACGGCCCTTATGCCGTCAACCGAATTTCAGGCAGTTCTTTCGATGAATAAAGCGAAAAACTGGGATGAATTTGAGCGGGCACTTGCCGACTTTCACGTTCCGACCCAAAACTTTGTGTTTGCCGGCAAAGACGGAACGATTGCCTACAAAGCAAACGGGAAAATTCCGATCCGCAAAAAAGGCGACGGCATGCTGCCTGTTCCGGGATGGACAGATGAATACGAATGGGAAGGATTTATTCCATATGATGAGCTCCCGAGGACTGTTAACCCCAAGGAAGGATTTGCTGCCACCGCAAACAATAAAGTGATCGGCGATGACTACCCATATCACATCAGCCATCATTGGGCACAGCCGTACAGGTATATGAGAATAAAGGAAGTATTGGAGTCCAAAGAGAAGTTTTCCCTTCAGGATATGAAAGACCTTCAAATGGACAAGAAAAATCTGTATGCTGAAGAATTTTTAAAGCCCCTTCTTGAACAGCTTGAAACGGCTGGTTTAAATGAAACCGAACAAGCAGCAGCGGACCTGCTTGGCAGCTGGAATATGACTGACGATAAAGAGCTTGCGGCACCCCTTTTGTTTCATTTATGGATGAAGCAGATTCCAGCCGTGCTGTTTGAAGATTCCATTCCGAAGAAAATGGATGATTTATTTGAAGGGAAACAGGGGATAACGGATGAACTCTTAAGGCGGGCTTTGAACGGGGATGAATCTAAGTGGTTTACAGATCAGGGCGGATTCCAGCAGGTTCTTCTCGCTTCTTTTCAGGATACCGTCAGTCTGATTCAAGAAAAATACGGCAATGATCCTGACAGCTGGAAATGGGGTGAGTATCATCAGCTTTATTTCGCCCATCCGCTTTCTTCCGCTTCACCTGTTCTAAAGTGGCTTTTTAACAGGGAAAATCCTGTGCCTGTCGGAGGCAGCCAAATTACAGTGCAGGCTGCAAACTATAACGCGGAAGGCACAGTGAATCACGGAGCTTCATGGCGGTTTGTCATCGATGCAGCTGATCTCGGCAAAGGCCACCATATTGTAGGGCCTGGCCAGTCAGGGCATGTTAAGAGTGAATGGTACAAAGATCAGCTTGATGATTGGGTAAATGGAACCTATCATGTGACAGATATTAAAAAGGCCGAGGGGAAAAAGACGCTTGTGCTTGTGCCGGGCGGCTGA
- a CDS encoding LacI family DNA-binding transcriptional regulator, whose protein sequence is MVATIKDVAKLANVAPSTVSRVIANNPRISEKTKERVREAMSELGYHPNFIARSLANQSTQAIGIVIPGSADKAFLNPFFPEVIRGISKGAHQKHYALHMSTGETDAEIMEGVVQMVEGKRVDGIILLYSQVDDKLTKYLLRKKFPFVIVGKPFKDVEHITHVDNDNYRAAKEVTDHLIQLGHERVAFIGGNLKLVVTVERLLGYEKAIRNAGLVYRDDYIIHAQFLKEGGQAAVQELFNLDEPPTALVVADDLMALGVLNTLDDMGINVPNDVSVVSFNNVMLSEVSRPPLTTVDINIFQLGYEASKHVIQLVEDPMDPIKRIIIPHKLMKRQSCREYVPAKKTTII, encoded by the coding sequence ATTGTGGCAACAATAAAAGATGTCGCAAAGTTAGCAAATGTAGCTCCATCAACAGTTTCGAGAGTGATTGCTAATAACCCGCGTATAAGTGAAAAAACAAAAGAGAGAGTTAGAGAAGCGATGAGTGAGCTTGGGTATCATCCCAATTTCATTGCCAGAAGTCTTGCCAATCAGTCAACCCAGGCAATCGGCATCGTGATTCCGGGTTCTGCTGACAAAGCGTTCTTAAATCCATTCTTTCCTGAAGTTATCCGCGGCATAAGCAAAGGAGCCCATCAAAAACATTATGCTCTGCATATGTCGACGGGTGAAACGGACGCTGAAATTATGGAGGGCGTCGTGCAAATGGTTGAAGGGAAACGGGTAGACGGCATCATTCTCCTGTATTCTCAAGTAGACGATAAGCTGACTAAATATCTTCTCAGAAAAAAATTCCCGTTTGTCATTGTCGGCAAGCCATTTAAAGATGTCGAGCACATTACGCATGTAGACAATGATAACTACCGTGCAGCGAAGGAAGTTACGGATCATCTGATTCAGCTTGGCCATGAGCGGGTTGCGTTCATCGGGGGAAATCTCAAGCTTGTCGTAACGGTCGAGCGCCTTTTGGGATATGAAAAAGCGATACGCAACGCAGGCCTTGTTTACCGTGATGATTACATCATCCACGCACAGTTTTTAAAAGAGGGCGGGCAGGCAGCCGTTCAGGAACTGTTTAACCTGGATGAGCCTCCAACAGCTCTTGTCGTAGCAGACGATCTGATGGCTCTTGGGGTGCTGAACACCCTTGATGATATGGGCATTAATGTTCCGAATGATGTATCTGTTGTATCATTCAATAATGTTATGCTTTCTGAAGTGTCAAGACCGCCGCTTACAACCGTTGATATCAATATTTTTCAATTAGGCTATGAAGCTTCCAAGCATGTCATTCAGCTGGTGGAAGATCCGATGGACCCGATCAAGCGCATTATCATCCCGCATAAGCTGATGAAGCGTCAATCATGCAGAGAATACGTTCCTGCAAAAAAAACAACGATAATCTAA
- a CDS encoding sugar ABC transporter permease, with protein sequence MNKKLTDKLVVGVIYAILILTAIAVLYPVYFIIIGSLNPGDSLFKTKLIPEALTLDHYRYLFEETKYLTWYKNTFKIAFFNMLISTFLVVTAAYAFSRFRFPGRKQGLMAMLVLQMFPSFMGMIAIYILLLQIGLLDNHWGLILVYAGGSIPFGAWLVKGYFDGLPRSLEEAAKIDGASHTTIFFKIMMPLSKPILVFIAVNNFIGPWMDFIFARLILRSNENKTLAVGLFEFVTGRTSTQFTTFAAGAVLVAVPITILFLIFQKYIVEGLTAGANKG encoded by the coding sequence ATGAATAAAAAACTAACTGATAAACTCGTCGTAGGCGTTATATATGCCATTTTAATCCTAACAGCTATTGCAGTGCTGTATCCTGTGTATTTCATTATTATCGGGTCACTGAATCCAGGGGATTCTCTTTTCAAAACAAAGCTGATTCCAGAGGCGCTTACACTGGATCATTACCGCTATCTGTTTGAAGAAACAAAGTATCTGACATGGTATAAGAACACATTTAAAATTGCCTTTTTCAACATGCTCATCTCAACATTCCTTGTTGTAACGGCAGCATATGCATTTTCGCGCTTCCGTTTCCCGGGACGCAAGCAGGGTCTTATGGCCATGCTCGTTCTTCAGATGTTCCCAAGCTTCATGGGGATGATCGCCATATACATTCTTCTGCTTCAAATTGGCCTTTTGGACAATCACTGGGGTCTGATTCTTGTTTACGCCGGCGGATCCATTCCGTTTGGTGCATGGCTGGTTAAAGGTTACTTTGACGGTCTGCCAAGAAGTCTTGAAGAGGCAGCGAAGATTGACGGAGCGAGCCATACAACGATTTTCTTTAAAATCATGATGCCGCTTTCTAAACCGATCCTTGTTTTTATCGCTGTTAATAACTTTATCGGTCCATGGATGGACTTCATCTTTGCCCGTTTGATCCTTCGTTCGAATGAAAATAAAACACTTGCCGTTGGATTGTTCGAATTTGTTACAGGCAGAACAAGCACTCAGTTTACGACCTTTGCAGCAGGAGCTGTACTGGTAGCCGTTCCAATTACGATTTTGTTCTTGATCTTCCAGAAGTATATCGTTGAAGGACTGACTGCAGGAGCAAATAAAGGATAA
- a CDS encoding sugar ABC transporter permease has translation MRGPARIGALLSLLLMGLGQIYHRQYLKGILFILLEVYLLVFWSLPFRYAMWGLTTLGDTPQSRNGFEVVQGDHSIFLMIEGIIFLISFILFLWVYYLNVRDAYKVGKARERGIKPNTTKQTLANVWENGFPYILLTPSILFTMFLTILPLLFGVMIAFTNYSGPNHLPPKALVDWVGFDTFLNLFQLKTWSTTFYGVFGWTVLWAILSTATTFFLGLVFAVLINHKGIKLKRLWRSIYILPWAIPQFVSILIMRNIFNGEFGPLNQYLRALGLEAIPWLSDPMWAKVTLVTVNMWFGFPFWMVLMSGVMTTIDKEMFEAADVDGATPWSKFWKITMPIVMFSTAPLLIMSFAGNFNNFNIIYLLTQGNPVNVEYSYAGSTDILISWIYKMTLEQSQFATASVVSILIFIVVATLSIWNFRKTKAFKEEDMLS, from the coding sequence ATGCGCGGACCAGCAAGAATAGGTGCATTACTATCGCTTTTATTAATGGGGCTTGGACAGATTTACCACCGTCAATATTTAAAGGGTATCCTTTTTATCCTTTTGGAAGTTTATCTTCTCGTTTTTTGGTCACTGCCTTTCAGATATGCAATGTGGGGTCTGACAACTCTTGGAGACACACCTCAGTCAAGAAATGGATTCGAAGTTGTTCAGGGCGATCACTCAATCTTCCTGATGATCGAAGGAATTATCTTCTTAATTTCATTCATTTTGTTCCTGTGGGTTTACTACTTGAACGTGCGCGATGCCTATAAAGTCGGCAAAGCACGCGAACGCGGCATTAAGCCTAACACAACTAAGCAAACGCTTGCCAACGTATGGGAGAACGGATTCCCTTACATTCTGTTAACACCTTCTATTCTATTTACAATGTTCCTTACCATTCTTCCGCTCCTGTTCGGAGTTATGATTGCTTTTACAAACTACTCCGGTCCAAACCACTTGCCGCCGAAGGCGCTTGTTGACTGGGTAGGCTTTGATACATTCCTTAACCTTTTCCAGCTGAAGACATGGAGCACAACGTTCTACGGAGTATTCGGATGGACGGTTCTATGGGCGATTCTTTCTACAGCAACAACCTTCTTCCTTGGTCTTGTGTTTGCTGTTCTGATCAACCACAAAGGAATTAAACTTAAGCGCTTATGGCGCTCGATCTACATTCTGCCTTGGGCTATTCCGCAGTTTGTCAGCATTTTGATTATGAGAAACATCTTCAACGGAGAATTCGGTCCGCTGAATCAATACTTAAGAGCACTTGGTCTTGAAGCGATTCCATGGCTTTCTGATCCGATGTGGGCAAAAGTGACGCTTGTCACAGTTAACATGTGGTTTGGATTCCCGTTCTGGATGGTTCTGATGAGCGGTGTCATGACTACAATTGATAAAGAAATGTTTGAAGCGGCAGATGTTGACGGAGCAACTCCATGGAGCAAGTTCTGGAAAATCACTATGCCGATCGTCATGTTCTCAACGGCTCCGCTGCTTATCATGAGCTTTGCAGGAAACTTCAATAACTTCAACATTATCTATCTATTAACGCAGGGTAATCCTGTAAATGTTGAATACAGCTATGCCGGCTCTACAGATATCCTGATCAGCTGGATTTACAAAATGACGCTTGAGCAGAGCCAGTTTGCTACAGCTTCGGTTGTATCCATCCTCATCTTTATCGTAGTAGCAACTCTTTCTATCTGGAACTTCAGAAAAACAAAAGCCTTCAAGGAAGAGGATATGTTGTCATGA
- a CDS encoding alpha-glycosidase, whose translation MLKEAVYHRPKNQYAYAYDEKTLHIRLRTKKNDVETVSLVHGDPYEWSKDGWTFKQKEMKKSGSDELFDYWFTAVEPEYRRMRYGFELISGDEKWVYTEKGFTKDVVSDDTAPYFAFPFLNKADVFHAPEWVKETVWYQIFPERFANGDSSINPDGTLEWGRTEPTSSNFFGGDFEGVIQNIGYLKDLGISGIYFTPVFKAYSNHKYDTIDYMELDPQFGDKETFKRLVRTCHDNGIKVMLDAVFNHSGYYFPQFQDVLENGEKSAYKDWFHIRKFPLKNEDDSLNYDAFAFVESMPKLNTEHPEVRSYLLEVGRYWVREFDIDGWRLDVANEVDHAFWREFRQAVRAEKEDVYILGEIWHDSMPWLQGDQFDAVMNYPFTTGTMNFIANNKVKAEEFVHIMESVLHSYPKNVNEVAFNLLGSHDTPRILTTAGGSEEKLKLLFAYQLSFIGTPCIYYGDEIGMDGEQDPGCRKCMIWEEDKQDRELFTYVKKLISLRKKYPVFGNGGDITFVEANDETNHVIFTKQNSSQKMIAVLNNSDKELSAVLPFSLEDTNLTDLLTGKEFAAHAEKLTVTVPPYEMAFYLVEE comes from the coding sequence TTGTTAAAAGAAGCTGTATATCACCGCCCTAAAAATCAATATGCTTACGCATACGATGAAAAAACACTGCACATCAGACTGCGCACGAAGAAGAATGATGTTGAAACCGTCAGCCTTGTGCATGGCGATCCATATGAATGGAGCAAAGACGGCTGGACGTTTAAGCAGAAAGAAATGAAAAAAAGCGGATCGGATGAGCTGTTTGACTACTGGTTTACAGCTGTCGAACCGGAATACAGAAGAATGCGCTACGGATTTGAGCTGATTTCAGGAGATGAAAAATGGGTCTATACAGAAAAGGGATTTACTAAAGATGTGGTCTCGGACGATACAGCTCCGTACTTCGCCTTCCCTTTCTTAAATAAAGCGGATGTATTCCATGCACCTGAGTGGGTGAAGGAAACAGTCTGGTATCAGATATTCCCGGAACGTTTTGCCAATGGAGATTCTTCTATTAATCCAGATGGCACCCTGGAATGGGGAAGAACAGAACCGACAAGCAGCAATTTCTTCGGCGGTGATTTTGAAGGAGTCATCCAAAACATCGGCTACCTGAAGGACCTTGGCATCAGCGGCATTTATTTCACTCCTGTTTTTAAAGCGTATTCAAACCACAAATACGACACGATCGACTACATGGAGCTTGATCCGCAATTCGGTGATAAAGAAACCTTTAAGCGCCTTGTCAGAACGTGTCATGATAACGGCATTAAAGTGATGCTTGATGCTGTTTTCAATCACAGCGGCTACTATTTCCCGCAGTTTCAGGACGTTCTTGAAAACGGCGAGAAATCAGCCTATAAAGACTGGTTTCACATCCGCAAGTTCCCTCTAAAAAACGAGGATGATTCTTTGAATTATGATGCGTTCGCATTTGTTGAAAGCATGCCGAAGCTGAACACAGAGCATCCAGAAGTGCGGAGCTATCTGCTGGAAGTGGGCCGTTACTGGGTAAGGGAGTTTGATATTGACGGATGGCGCCTCGATGTTGCGAACGAAGTGGATCATGCATTCTGGAGAGAGTTCAGGCAGGCTGTGAGAGCTGAAAAAGAAGATGTCTACATACTGGGTGAAATCTGGCACGACTCTATGCCTTGGCTTCAGGGTGATCAGTTTGATGCCGTCATGAATTACCCGTTCACAACCGGAACGATGAACTTTATCGCAAATAATAAAGTAAAAGCGGAAGAATTTGTTCACATCATGGAAAGCGTCCTCCACTCTTATCCTAAAAACGTGAACGAGGTCGCCTTCAACCTTCTTGGCAGCCATGATACCCCAAGAATCTTAACAACAGCAGGCGGGTCCGAAGAAAAACTGAAACTGCTTTTTGCCTATCAATTAAGCTTCATCGGAACACCGTGCATCTACTACGGAGATGAAATCGGCATGGACGGAGAACAGGACCCGGGCTGCCGCAAGTGCATGATCTGGGAAGAGGACAAGCAGGACCGCGAACTGTTCACTTATGTCAAAAAACTGATCAGCCTGCGCAAAAAGTACCCTGTATTCGGAAACGGCGGCGACATCACATTTGTTGAAGCAAACGATGAGACCAATCATGTCATTTTCACAAAACAGAACAGCAGCCAGAAAATGATAGCCGTTCTGAACAATTCGGACAAAGAACTCTCAGCCGTTCTTCCGTTCAGCCTCGAAGACACGAATCTGACTGACTTGCTCACCGGAAAAGAATTTGCAGCACATGCAGAGAAACTGACGGTGACAGTGCCTCCTTATGAGATGGCGTTTTATTTGGTTGAGGAATAA